The genomic region ACTCGGTTCCCGACGAGTTCTTCACGGCCCCGAAGTCGGGTCGCGCCAAGGACTTCCTCGGCAAGATCCTCACCCACTGAACGGAACCCGTACGACCGTCGCCCGCACAGCAGCCTCGTTCGGGTGGCCCAGATGTCTCGGACCGGGACCGACCCGGTACCGCCATCCCATCAGGAATGACGGAAGGAATCATCCATGAAGAACCGCATCCCAGGCCTCGTCGGCCTCACCGCGGTTGTCGCACTGGCGCTCTCCGCCTGCGGCAGCTCCGACCCTGCGGCACCCGCTGCCGGCGCCTCGTCCGTGATCGACAAGATCGCCTCGGACAAGAAGCTCACCATCGGCATCAAGTTCGACCAGCCTGGTCTGGGTCTGCGCAACCCGGACAACACCTACTCCGGCTTCGACGTCTCGGTGGCGAAGTACGTTGCCAAGGAGCTCGGCGTCGAGGAGTCGGCCATCACCTTCAAGGAGACCCCGTCAGCCTCCCGCGAGACGGCGCTCAAGAACAAGGAAGTCGACCTGATCTTCGCGACGTACTCCATCACGGACAAGCGCAAGGCCGAAGTCTCCTTCGCCGGTCCGTACTTCGTCGCCCACCAGGACCTCCTGGTGAAGTCCGACGCCGCCGACATCACCGGGCCGGATGCGATGGACGGCAAGATCCTCTGTTCGGTCAAGGGTTCGACGTCCGCCCTGAAGATCCAGACCGACTACTCGAAGCAGGTGCAGCTGAAGGAGTACGGCGGCTACTCGGACTGCGTCAACGCGCTCAAGACCGGCGCGGTGGATGCGGTGACCACCGATGACATCATCCTGGCCGGCTTCGCCGAGCAGAACGCCGGCGCGTTCAAGGTCGTCGGCAAGGGCTTCTCCGACGAGAAGTACGGTGTCGGCCTCTGGAAGGACGACACCAAGACCCGCGACGCGGTGAACGCCGCTATCACCAAGATGCAGACGGACGGTTCCTGGAAGAAGGCCCTGGAAGAGGCGGTCGGCAAGTCCGGCTACGCCGTCCCCGAGCCGCCGGCCATCTCCGAGAAGTGACCCCAGTTCGCTGACTCCGCTGCCGGGCGATCCGCCCAGGATCGCCCGGCAGCGATCGGTCCGACCACCACCACCTCCACCGGGGAGCGGGATGAACTTCGATTTCGTGTCCGAGTACGACGTACTCGGCGCCTTCTGGATGACGGTCCAGCTCACCTTCTGGTCGGCGATCGGGGCGCTCCTGTGGGGAACGATCCTGGCAGCGATGCGGGTCTCTCCCGTCCCGCTGATGCGAGGTTTCGGCACCGCGTACGTCAACATCGTCCGCAACATCCCGCTCACCCTGATCATCCTTGCGATGTCGGTCGTGCTGGCCGACACGTTGGGCATGAATCTGTCCTCGCGTGACTCCCCCACCTACATCGACGACAACTCCTTCCGGCTGGCGGTCGTCGGCTTCATCCTTTACACCGCGACCTTCGTCTGCGAAGCCATCCGGTCCGGCATCAACACGGTGCCGCCCGGTCAAGCGGAAGCGGCCCGCGCCATCGGGCTCACCTTCCTGCAGAACATGCGCATCATCGTGCTCCCGCAGGCTTTCCGAGCGGTGATCGGGCCGCTCGCGAGCGTGCTCATCGCACTCACCAAGAACACCACGATCGCCTCCGCGATCGGGGTCGCCGAGGCCTCGTACCTGATGGCTCAGATCCTCGAGACCGAGGCTGCGCTGTTCGCCACCGCCGCCGTCATCGGCCTCGGATTCATCGTCCTCACCCTGCCGGTCGGACTGATCCTCGGTCGGGTCGCGAAGAAAGTCTCGGTGAAGCGCTGATGTCCGCCGCCTCCGTCCTGTACGACGCCCCCGGTCCGCGCGCCAAGGCACGCAACCTCGTCCTGACCATCATCTTCGCGATCCTCGTCGCCGGCACCCTGTGGTGGGCCATCGACATCCTGGCCGGGACCGACCAGCTCGACGGCGACAAGTGGAACCCGTTCCTGACGGCAGGAGTCTGGACGACCTACCTGCTGCCCGGCCTGGCCGCCACCTTGGAAGCCGCTTTCTACGCCCTCATCGGGTCTCTGGTCCTGGGTGCGGTACTCGCGCTGGGACGACTCTCCGACCACGTGTGGGTGCGCCTGCCGGCCGCCTGGGTCGTCGAACTGTTCCGGTCGATCCCCGTGCTCGTCATGATGATCTTCTTCAAGCAGCTGTACGTCGACATCGATCTCGGCACCCCCGACCAGCGACCGCTGTTCGCGGTGGTCACCGGGCTGGTGCTCTACAACGGTTCGGTGCTGGCCGAGGTGTTCCGCGCCGGGATCCTGTCGCTGCCCAACGGCCAGACCGAGGCTTCGAAGGCCATCGGCCTGCGCAAGGGTCAGATGATGCGGCTGATCCTGCTGCCCCAGGGCTTCACCGCGATGCTCCCGGCGACCGTCAGCCAGCTGGTGGTGATCGTCAAGGACACCGCTCTCGGCTCGATCATCCTGTACCCGGAGCTGCTGGCCGCCGGCCGTCAGATGACGACGCAGTACGGCAACCCGGTCGCCACCTACGTCGGGCTTGCGCTGATCTTCGTGCTGGTCAACTTCATCCTGACGTCGCTGGCCGGCTTCCTGGACAAGTTCATGAACCGCAAGCGCCGAGGACCGAAGATCGACATCACCCAGGCAGCCGGGGGGCTGGGCGGGTCCAACATCGTTGTCCAGTCGGCGAGCGCCGTCTGAGGCGGGGTCCGCAGCGTCCAAGCTGGGCACCGGACAGTCGTCCATGGCGCGCCTGGCGTCTGCCCGAAGGATGCGCTGCTCTCAGCGGGCGACCTCGGTTGCCCGCGACTCACGGATCACCGTCACCCGGACCTGGCCGGGATAGGTCAGCTCCTCCTCGATCTGCTTGGCCACCTCGCGCGCCAGCACGTGTGCCTCCAGGTCGTCGACGATCTCGGGCTTGACCATCACCCGCAGCTCCCGGCCGGCCTGCATGGCGAAGACCTTCTCGACGCCCTTCTTGGCCGACGCGATGGACTCGATCCGCTCCAGCCGCTGGACGTACGACTCGAGCGACTCGCGGCGCGCCCCCGGACGCCCACCGGAACAGGAGTCGGCCGCCTGCGTGAGGACTGCCTCGACGGTCGCCGGAGCCACCTCGTCGTGGTGCGCCTCGATGCAGTGGGCGACGTCGTCGCTCTCGCCGTACTTGCGGGCCAGCTCGGCCCCGACGATCGCGTGCGAGCCCTGGGCCTCGTGGGTCAGCGCCTTGCCGATGTCGTGCAGGAACGCACCGCGGGTGACGACCTTCGGGTCGACGCCCAGTTCGACTGCCATCCCCCGGGCGATGTGAGCGGTCTCGACCAGGTGACCCAACACGTTCTGCCCGTAGCTGGTGCGGTACTTCAGCCGCCCCACCAGGGTTCGCAGCTCCGGGTGCAGCTTCGAGATGCCGACGTCGAGCAGCGCATCGTCGGCCGCTCGGGCGCAGAGCGCCTCGACCTCGTCCACCGCCCGCAGGTAGGACTCCTCGATCCGGTGCGGATGGATCCGCCCGTCCTCGACAAGCATCTCCAGGGTCACCCGACCCACCTCACGCCGGACCGGATCGAAGCATGACAGCAGCACTGCCTCGGGGGTGTCGTCGATGATCACGTTCACGCCGGTGATCGTCTCGAAGGCGCGGATGTTGCGGCCCTCACGGCCGATGATCCGGCCCTTCACCTCATCGGACGGGAGGTGCAGCACCGACACCACAGTCTGGGCGGTCTGGTCGGAGGCCACCCGCTGGATCGCATCGGCCACGATCGCCCTGGCACGTTGTTTCGCCGTGGCCTCGGCCTCGGCCTCGATCGAGCGGACGAGCAGCGCCGCATCGCGTCGCGACAGCTCCTCCTGACGCGCCATCACTTCCGCTCTTGCGTTCTCCGGAGTCAGCGCGGCCACCCTGGACAGTTCGGCCTCGACAAGGCTCGCGCGTTCGTCCAGCTCCACGACCCGGCCGTCCAGCTGACGACGGAGCTCGGAGTACCTGCCGCGTTCGGCGGCGGCTTCCTCGGCCTGTTGGCGCGTCGACGCGAGCGATTCCCGCAGCGCGACCCGCGAGCGCTCGAGTTCGGCCTCGTCGGCCCGCAGTCGCTCACGATCGGCGGCGACCCTGCGCTGGTCGTCGGCGAGCGCGGACTGCACAGCGGTCAGTCGGTCCCGGCCGGCCTCCAGCTCTGCCTGTCGCGCGGCCAACGGCCCGGCGGCCTCCTGCTGCCACCTGTCGTGCGCCAGACCGCGGTCGGCCCGCAACTCCGCCACCGTCGCGCGGAGCCCGTCCCGTTCGGTGGCAGCGCGCTCGCCCTCGCGGCGGGCCTGCTCGACCTGGGACCGG from Nakamurella sp. A5-74 harbors:
- a CDS encoding glutamate ABC transporter substrate-binding protein; this encodes MKNRIPGLVGLTAVVALALSACGSSDPAAPAAGASSVIDKIASDKKLTIGIKFDQPGLGLRNPDNTYSGFDVSVAKYVAKELGVEESAITFKETPSASRETALKNKEVDLIFATYSITDKRKAEVSFAGPYFVAHQDLLVKSDAADITGPDAMDGKILCSVKGSTSALKIQTDYSKQVQLKEYGGYSDCVNALKTGAVDAVTTDDIILAGFAEQNAGAFKVVGKGFSDEKYGVGLWKDDTKTRDAVNAAITKMQTDGSWKKALEEAVGKSGYAVPEPPAISEK
- a CDS encoding amino acid ABC transporter permease, producing the protein MNFDFVSEYDVLGAFWMTVQLTFWSAIGALLWGTILAAMRVSPVPLMRGFGTAYVNIVRNIPLTLIILAMSVVLADTLGMNLSSRDSPTYIDDNSFRLAVVGFILYTATFVCEAIRSGINTVPPGQAEAARAIGLTFLQNMRIIVLPQAFRAVIGPLASVLIALTKNTTIASAIGVAEASYLMAQILETEAALFATAAVIGLGFIVLTLPVGLILGRVAKKVSVKR
- a CDS encoding amino acid ABC transporter permease is translated as MSAASVLYDAPGPRAKARNLVLTIIFAILVAGTLWWAIDILAGTDQLDGDKWNPFLTAGVWTTYLLPGLAATLEAAFYALIGSLVLGAVLALGRLSDHVWVRLPAAWVVELFRSIPVLVMMIFFKQLYVDIDLGTPDQRPLFAVVTGLVLYNGSVLAEVFRAGILSLPNGQTEASKAIGLRKGQMMRLILLPQGFTAMLPATVSQLVVIVKDTALGSIILYPELLAAGRQMTTQYGNPVATYVGLALIFVLVNFILTSLAGFLDKFMNRKRRGPKIDITQAAGGLGGSNIVVQSASAV
- the rny gene encoding ribonuclease Y, translated to MDQVLLAVLAVAVVVLVVVLLRRKPAPAQPGLRPDELQEVVRRALAELPATPSAAAAGAPVLPEETGGPDNGARVTELERAVAQARAERDQVSSRIEQTTGELAEHRSQVEQARREGERAATERDGLRATVAELRADRGLAHDRWQQEAAGPLAARQAELEAGRDRLTAVQSALADDQRRVAADRERLRADEAELERSRVALRESLASTRQQAEEAAAERGRYSELRRQLDGRVVELDERASLVEAELSRVAALTPENARAEVMARQEELSRRDAALLVRSIEAEAEATAKQRARAIVADAIQRVASDQTAQTVVSVLHLPSDEVKGRIIGREGRNIRAFETITGVNVIIDDTPEAVLLSCFDPVRREVGRVTLEMLVEDGRIHPHRIEESYLRAVDEVEALCARAADDALLDVGISKLHPELRTLVGRLKYRTSYGQNVLGHLVETAHIARGMAVELGVDPKVVTRGAFLHDIGKALTHEAQGSHAIVGAELARKYGESDDVAHCIEAHHDEVAPATVEAVLTQAADSCSGGRPGARRESLESYVQRLERIESIASAKKGVEKVFAMQAGRELRVMVKPEIVDDLEAHVLAREVAKQIEEELTYPGQVRVTVIRESRATEVAR